From the genome of Lotus japonicus ecotype B-129 chromosome 6, LjGifu_v1.2, one region includes:
- the LOC130725105 gene encoding LOW QUALITY PROTEIN: 65-kDa microtubule-associated protein 8-like (The sequence of the model RefSeq protein was modified relative to this genomic sequence to represent the inferred CDS: inserted 4 bases in 2 codons; deleted 2 bases in 2 codons; substituted 1 base at 1 genomic stop codon) encodes MCMFQQDIMYLCYVDSKLMTAITEQPGKRAGTLKEQLDSMTPALQEMRLRKEERLNQFRAVQACKGKSTISAEIVDNSDNAHSIIVVIDENDLSXEYQNGLQRLHDEKNERLQKVEKYIYKMHRLSTTLGTDSSAIITQVHPILNDLCGITKNISDSSQDKLHVAVESLYEEKQNQLNKLHHLGKALINLWNITDTXYSKWKSVSHVIKFFSVSSAEVSDPGSLALEIVQQTESEVKRLDQLKASKMKELFQKKKQELELIEKKSHMEVPLLTEMNNIIRLIDSGEVDHCNLIMSMEEQISRANEEASSMKAIMEKVEKWMLAQDEEQWLEEYGRDNNQYSVIRGVHKNLRRAERAYIQWFLFPALVDLLIKLTSSWEEEINKVFFYDQVPLKEILEEYNVLRREKEXDKKRLQQHKRIQNQGVVQRDNIYTIKPGSSRRQLDMIGTHFIREGVSEYK; translated from the exons ATGTGTATGTTTCAACAAGACATCATGTATCTGTGTTATGTAGACTCTAAACTGATGACAGCAATAACTGAACAGCCGGGAAAAAGGGCGGGTACACTAAAAGAGCAGCTAGATTCAATGACTCCAGCACTCCAAGAGATGCGCTTGAGGAAAGAAGAGAGGTTAAACCAATTCAGAGCTGTGCAAGCCTGCAAGGGCAAA TCAACAATTTCTGCAGAAATCGTAGATAACTCAGACAATGCACACTCCATTATTGTAGTAATAGATGAGAATGATCTTTC CGAGTATCAGAATGGGTTGCAAAGGCTCCACGATGAGAAG AATGAAAGACTCCAGAAAGTGGAGAAATATATATACAAAATGCACAGGTTGTCTACAACATTGGGAACAGATTCCTCTGCGATTATCACTCAAGTTCACCCAATCTTGAATGATTTGTGTGGAATAACAAAAAATATAAGTGACTCTAGCCAGGATAAACTCCATGTCGCGGTGGAGTCCCTTTATGAAGAAAAGCAAAATCAACTGAACAAA CTTCACCATTTAGGCAAAGCACTGATAAATCTGTGGAATATTACGGACAC CTACAGCAAATGGAAATCTGTTTCCCATGTAATAAAGTTTTTCTCAGTTTCCTCCGCAGAAGTATCAGACCCAGGAAGTCTTGCTCTAGAAATAGTCCAGCAG ACTGAATCCGAAGTAAAGAGGCTGGATCAACTAAAAGCAAGCAAGATGAAGGAGCTATTCCAAAAGAAGAAACAGGAACTGGAgttaata gaaaaaaaatcacacatgGAGGTTCCTTTACTGACAGAAATGAACAATATAATCAGACTCATAGATTCAGGTGA GGTTGACCATTGCAATCTAATCATGAGCATGGAGGAACAAATATCAAGAGCAAATGAAGAGGCTTCGAGCATGAAGGCAATAATGGAGAAAGTGGAAAAGTGGATGTTAGCACAAGATGAGGAGCAATGGCTAGAAGAATATGGCAGG GATAATAACCAATACTCAGTCATTAGAGGAGTACACAAAAATTTGAGACGAGCTGAAC GTGCTTACATACAATGGTTTCTATTTCCAGCTTTGGTAGATTTGCTAATAAAATTGACTAGCAGTTGGGAAGAAGAAATTAATAAGGTTTTCTTTTATGATCAG GTACCTCTTAAGGAAATATTGGAAGAATATAATGTACTGAGGCGAGAAAAGGAGTAAGATAAGAAAAGACTGCAGCAGCAT AAGAGGATTCAGAACCAAGGAGTTGTTCAGAGAGATAATATCTACACGATAAAACCAGGCTCGAGCCGTAGACAATTAGACATGATAGGAACACACTTTATTAGAGAGGGAGTTAGTGAGTATAAATAA
- the LOC130724537 gene encoding DNA polymerase II subunit B3-1, with the protein MAMDSGSAEEEKARSPELPRVRVKKIMTVDKEVQRVSSEALFLVSLSTQLFLEFLAENSAKIAIDKKRKTVNLEHLRIAVKRHRPTSDFLLDSLPMPLPAHKPDKPTADKPDTAAAAGVGSTRRIDHFFRKSDA; encoded by the coding sequence atggCAATGGATTCAGGCTCAGCGGAGGAAGAGAAGGCACGATCACCCGAATTACCGAGAGTTAGGGTGAAGAAGATAATGACTGTGGACAAAGAGGTACAGAGAGTGAGTTCAGAAGCGTTGTTCCTGGTGTCCCTCTCCACCCAGCTATTCCTCGAATTTCTTGCTGAAAACTCTGCCAAGATCGCCATCGACAAGAAACGCAAGACGGTCAACCTCGAGCACTTAAGAATCGCTGTTAAGAGGCATCGCCCAACCTCTGATTTTCTTCTTGATTCGCTTCCAATGCCATTGCCTGCTCACAAGCCTGATAAGCCCACTGCGGATAAGCCCGATACGGCCGCGGCAGCCGGTGTTGGTAGTACTCGCCGCATCGATCATTTCTTTCGAAAATCAGATGCTTGA
- the LOC130725106 gene encoding protein MAINTENANCE OF MERISTEMS-like — MKNRKRSHASSEDVGATEDRHRRLHASSRRGDHAATSQAVEASAPVVSPPSPMIEVPLVDYPPSPTVEIPTVVSPPSPMVESSGEESSGEESSGEESSGEASSGMGGSDEDSIPPPIVDADVLPPEQGEQGAQGGEEDLIQRLPPFPGGPVELSLLTHYADHKAPWAWHALLRTDERYVDRRQLKVATAGGKVWNLACDGDSDSHRRVRELIEQTGLHQLPYCSYPVTDAGLILALVERWHEETSSFHMPFGEMTITLDDVSALLHLPMGSRFYTPGRGERDECAALCAQLMGGSVGIYEAEFDTNRSQTIRFGVLQTRYEAALAEHRYEDAARIWLVNQLGATLFASKSGGYHTTVYWIGMLEDLGRVCEYAWGAIALATLYDQLSRASRRGTAQMGSFTSLLLGWVYEYLSDRVIIRRADPEYSQDQPRARRWAMSRVGHAGLDERRVMLDELTVDDVIWTPFEDHRAHRPRDPRAMYSGYIRSPFGRVVRRHLPERVLRQFGFIQDVPRHPSEIQTSGSLAETADAAFAEFAPHLRPQGIPATYPGEAVEDYMRWYSAVSHRFIIPDDRREEFSAVTVMRRAE; from the exons atgaagaacagaaagaggtctcatgcttctagtgaggatgtcggggctactgaggatagacaccggcggttacatgcttctagccggcgcggcgatcatgctgcaacctctcaggcggtggaggcttcagctccagttgtttctccgccgtctcccatgattgaggttcctctggttgattatccgccgtctcccacggttgagatacctacagttgtttctccgccctctcccatggttgagtcatcaggcgaggagtcctcaggcgaggagtcttccggcgaggagtcatcaggcgaggcctcatccggcatgggaggatctgacgaggatagtattcctccgcctattgttgatgctgatgtcctgccgccagagcagggggagcagggggcacagggtggcgaggaggacctgatccagaggttgccgccgtttccgggggggcctgttgagctatcgctcctcacccattatgctgatcacaaggctccctgggcgtggcatgcactcctacgcacagacgagcggtatgtggaccgtcgacagttgaaggtggccacagctggggggaaggtttggaaccttgcttgtgatggtgattcagacagtcacaggcgggttcgagagttgattgagcagacgggtcttcatcagctaccatattgcagctacccggtgacagatgcaggccttattttggcccttgtggagcgatggcatgaggagactagtagcttccacatgccgttcggggagatgactatcaccttggacgacgtgtcggctcttctccatctccccatggggtcgaggttctatacgcctgggaggggggagagggacgagtgtgcagcgctctgtgctcagttgatgggaggatctgttggtatttatgaggctgagtttgatacgaataggtcccagactattcgctttggggtcttgcagacccggtatgaggctgcgttggcgg agcaccgatatgaggacgctgcacggatttggctggtgaaccagctaggcgccacgctctttgctagcaagagcggaggctaccatacgaccgtctactggatagggatgttggaggatcttggtcgagtgtgcgagtacgcgtggggcgcgattgcgctcgctacgctatacgaccagcttagtcgagcgtccaggagggggacggcccagatgggaAGTTTTACCTCGCTCCTGCTAGGATGGGtctacgagtacctttctgaccgcgtcattatccgtagggcggatccggagtactcgcaggaccagcctagggcgcggcggtgggctatgtcccgggtcgggcatgcaggccttgatgagaggcgagtcatgctcgatgagctgacggtggatgacgttatatggaccccatttgaggaccatcgggctcatcgaccacgggatccgagggccatgtattctggctacatccggtcgccatttggccgtgttgttcgacggcatctaccagagagggttctgcgccagtttggcttcatacaggatgtccctcgacacccctctgagatccagacgtctgggtcccttgctgagaccgcagatgctgcctttgctgagtttgcgccgcacctccgccctcaggggatccccgctacatatccgggagaggctgtggaggattacatgaggtggtacagcgctgtgtcccatcggttcatcatccctgatgataggagggaggagttcagtgcagtg actgTTATGCGTCGGGCCGAGTGA
- the LOC130721878 gene encoding PKS-NRPS hybrid synthetase cheA-like translates to MERYFPYSVWKVTIRIRYGKYISVLSMECNFPYSLPGMTDSFFFGESQLIEAGFHNGQPEEATTEVPPPAFVPPCISIDVSHLFATDQIFPTRDDLINWVHGIAIENGYVTLITKSDYGGNGSRKAYVMLGCEKHGKYVPYRDPDLVEGTRSQKTGCPFRLKGRPRKNGIDRDWRLKVMEGIHNHEPARSLLGHNFVGRLKPGEKEQVGKMTRSWVPPRKMLLTLKENNPSNLTTISQIYGVCKRLRKSLRGGFTEMQHLLKKLDGDKYVHFERHEPGSEVIRDVFWAHPNAIKLFNTFPYVVIMDCTYKTNKYAIPLLEIVGLTSTDKTYSIAFCYIVNEGTDDYVWALECMKSLLADQAMLPKVIVTDRDLALLSAAKQSLPNTTHLLCLWHINKCVLAKCKLYVGTDDFAELVMMKWAEVVDAATVEEFEVKWMQLFNMCKAKYNNFTSYCSTTWLVHKEKFAKAWTNHVMHFGTTTSNRAEGAHASLKKMLRDCKGDLATSWDASHSLTCNRHTEILASFERSIHRIDHIFMFPFYTNIRGFVSNKCLQLIDDEHIRMKSYGGCDCLLRETHGLPCGCELAGYERIPYESIHPFWKRLSWEHVPEPVADTTSNHICGMNHGDMQPEVEALTHYFSSLDTGGQSMVRRKLQAIYCPESSSLCTPAVKIRSKRTLKANEKIPPKNKAIGSLTRDLSGFEHVDREIREAKKVSQPPKKKKRVKKSDTSYFMGHFPAFFHPYIQTVQNVEDDGNCGYRAVALLLGLPSGEESWSWVRAALIEELERHRGLYDEMWSRHVVNALHSRLTLPPGHPATEDKWMQLPEMGYLVATRFQVVFISISSTGCWSYLPLRGEGPPDVHPVIAVGHVINHFVQLHLTPGHSMPPIALQWERYVDPTSVSWCAPYGTRLGRFTSEYEAWLVTFGVPLIHQSYVDITSD, encoded by the exons atggaaaggtactttccgtattcagtatggaaagtAACAATCCGTATTCGGTATGGAAAGTATATTTCCGTATTGAGTATGGAATGTAActttccgtattctcttccagggatgacagattcatttttctttggtgagtcacaattgattgaagctggatttcacaatggtcaacctgaagaggccactacagaggtgccaccaccagcatttgtgcccccgtgtataagtatagatgtctcgcatttatttgcaactgatcag attttccctacccgtgatgatcttatcaattgggttcatggaattgcgattgaaaatggatatgttacgttgatcacaaagtcagattatggtgggaatggaagcagaaaagcttatgtcatgttggggtgcgagaagcatggtaaatatgttccttatagagaccctgaccttgttgaagggacgagatcacaaaagacaggttgtccttttagactaaaaggacgacctaggaaaaatggcatagatagagattggcggctaaaggtgatggaaggtatacacaaccatgaaccagctaggtcactacttgggcacaattttgttggtcgtctaaaacccggagagaaggagcaagtgggaaaaatgacaaggagttgggttccaccgagaaagatgttgttgactttgaaggaaaacaatccttcaaacttgactaccatatctcagatttatggtgtttgcaagaggttaagaaaatccctccgcgggggatttacagaaatgcaacacttgttgaagaagttggacggtgacaagtatgtccactttgaaagacatgagcctggatcggaagtcattagggatgtattttgggctcatccaaatgctatcaaactgttcaacacatttccatatgtagtgattatggattgcacatacaagacaaacaaatatgcaattcccttgcttgagattgttggactgacttccacagataagacatactccatagccttttgctacattgttaatgagggcacagatgactacgtttgggcactggagtgtatgaagtctctattagctgatcaagccatgttgcctaaggtgattgttactgacagggatcttgccttattgagtgctgctaagcaaagccttcctaacactacacatttattatgcttgtggcacatcaacaagtgtgttttggcaaagtgcaaactctatgttggcacagatgattttgctgagttggttatgatgaagtgggcagaggtggtggatgctgcaacagttgaagaatttgaagtgaaatggatgcaattgtttaatatgtgcaaggcAAAATACAacaactttacctcctattgttctactacatggttggttcacaaggagaaattcgccaaggcatggacaaatcatgtgatgcactttggaacaacaacaagtaacag ggctgagggtgcacatgccagtttgaagaagatgttacgggattgcaagggtgacctggccacttcatgggatgcgtcgcatagtttgacatgtaatcgacatactgaaatattagcatcgtttgagcgcagtattcacagaattgatcacattttcatgttcccattttacacaaatattagaggatttgtgtcaaacaaatgcctgcagctcatcgacgatgaacatataagaatgaagtcctacggcggatgcgattgcttgttgagagagactcatggactaccttgcggttgtgaacttgcag gttatgaaagaattccatatgagtcaattcatccattctggaagagactgagttgggagcatgtacctgaacctgttgcagatactaccagcaaccatatttgcggcatgaaccatggagatatgcaaccagaagttgaggcattgacacattatttcagttctttggatactggagggcagagtatggtaaggaggaagcttcaagcgatctattgtcctgaaagcagttcacTTTGTACTCCTGCGGTTAAGATAAGGTCCAAGCGCACTCTTAAGGCGAATGAGAAAATACCACCTAAGAAtaaagcaataggatccttgactcgtgatctttcaggttttgaacatgttgatagggagatcagagaggcaaagaaggtttcacaaccaccaaagaagaagaagcgtgtgaagaagtctgatacaagctatttcatgggtcattttccagcctttttccacccatatatacaaacagttcagaatgttgaggatgatggtaactgtggctatagagccGTTGCTCTATTACTCGGACTACCATCAGGTGAGGAAAGTTGGTCATGGGTTAGGGCAGCGTTGATAGAAGAACTTGAACGACACAGAGGGttgtatgatgaaatgtggtccagacatgtggttaatgccttacattcccgactcactcttcctcctggtcatccggctaccgaggataaatggatgcaactgccagagatgggataccttgtagcaaccaggttccaagtGGTTTTCATATCCATCTCCTCTACGGGTTGTTGGTCATACCTTCCACTAAGAGGAGAAGGTCCACCGGATGTACATCCTGTTATAGCTGTTGGTCATGTGATtaatcactttgtacag ctccatctaactcctggacattctatgccgccaattgctctccagtggGAACGGTATGTTGATCCTACATCAGTAAGCTGGTGCGCCCCATATGGTACACGTTTAGGAAGATTCACATCAGAATATGAAGCTTggcttgttacttttggtgttcctcttattcaccaaagctatgtagacatcacctcagattga
- the LOC130723907 gene encoding uncharacterized protein LOC130723907 isoform X2, with protein MQTKKKASRRNASKECGSVRVSRAQKNLSENGQVVEKKVANLITSSARKNKSSSVRKLENKAGKPTPSADLNNGHDFMDNGTSNAYLENDAAEGASVDFSGCTKQAVPLESGTIFSPGFHLSKGSGGKVDRVDFIKIFQNEDQKSISPDHEIELPQEDTIDGHVSHYSDSAMDIDIVNSSNYSNTQKCGDHMLALSTQNVNGCDSDFDGNSISMEVSAVYLSMKNSKLECVDEHGQDSMTSDIPEDDEFEEFEDFDPYLFIKTLPELSTVVPTFRRLLLPKQTRSCPPITLVLDLDETLVHSTLEPCEDVDFTFPVNFNSEEHIVYVRCRPYLKDFLERVSGLFEIIIFTASQSIYAEQLLNILDPKRKIFRHRVYRESCVYVEGNYLKDLTVLGRDLARVMIIDNSPQAFGFQVDNGIPIESWFDDRSDQELLLLLPFLESLVGVDDVRPLIAKKFNLREKIAAAVHPLNANGRHFLSE; from the exons ATGCAAACTAAGAAGAAAGCCTCCAGGCGAAATGCTAGTAAAGAGTGCGGCAGTGTTAGGGTTTCAAGAGCACAGAAGAATCTCTCTGAAAATGGTCAAGTGGTTGAAAAGAAAGTCGCTAACTTAATCACATCATCTGCTCGAAAGAATAAATCTT CTTCAGTTAGAAAACTTGAGAATAAAGCTGGAAAGCCAACACCCTCAGCAGACTTGAATAATGGGCATGACTTTATGGACAATGGCACTTCCAATGCTTATTTGGAAAATGATGCAGCTGAGGGTGCTTCTGTAGATTTTTCG GGTTGTACCAAGCAAGCTGTACCGCTGGAATCTGGAACTATATTTTCTCCTGGGTTTCACTTATCCAAAGGTTCTGGAGGAAAAGTTGACAGAG TTGATTTTATCAAAATTTTTCAGAACGAGGATCAAAAAAGCATTTCTCCAGACCATGAGATAGAGTTACCACAGGAAGATACTATTGATGGTCATGTTAGTCATTATTCTGACTCTGCAATGGATATAGACATAGTCAATTCATCAAACTACTCCAATACACAGAAATGTGGTGATCATATGCTTGCTCTAAGCACACAAAATGTGAATGGTTGTGATTCTGATTTTGATGGAAATAGTATTTCCATGGAAGTTTCTGCCGTATATCTTTCCATGAAAAACTCAAAGCTGGAATGTGTTGATGAGCATGGTCAGGATTCCATGACTTCTGATATCCCAGAGGATGATGAATTTGAGGAATTTGAGGACTTTGACCCTTACTTATTCATAAAGACCTTACCAGAGTTGTCAACAGTAGTTCCAACTTTTAGACGTTTGTTGCTACCTAAGCAGACAAGGAGTTGCCCTCCGATTACTCTTGTCCTGGACTTGGATG AAACTTTGGTGCATTCTACACTAGAGCCTTGTGAGGATGTGGACTTCACTTTTCCTGTTAATTTTAACTCTGAGGAGCACATTGTCTATGTACGCTGCCGTCCTTACCTGAAAGATTTCCTTGAGAGAGTTTCTGGTCTTTTTGAGATTATCATATTTACAGCCAGTCAAAGTATTTATGCTGAACAACTTCTAAATATTCTTGATCCAAAGCGGAAGATATTTCGCCACCGTGTATATCGGGAATCCTGTGTTTATGTTGAGGGGAATTACCTCAAAGATTTAACAGTTCTTGGTCGTGATTTGGCTCGTGTTATGATAATTGACAACTCACCACAG GCATTTGGGTTCCAGGTGGATAACGGTATACCGATTGAGAGTTGGTTTGATGATCGTTCAGATCAAGAATTGCTTCTGTTACTTCCATTCTTGGAGAGCTTAGTTGGAGTTGATGATGTCCGGCCTCTAATTGCAAAGAAGTTCAACCTCAGGGAGAAAATTGCTGCAGCTGTGCATCCTCTAAATGCAAATGGAAGGCATTTCTTATCAGAATGA
- the LOC130723907 gene encoding uncharacterized protein LOC130723907 isoform X1 produces MQTKKKASRRNASKECGSVRVSRAQKNLSENGQVVEKKVANLITSSARKNKSSSVRKLENKAGKPTPSADLNNGHDFMDNGTSNAYLENDAAEGASVDFSVIQGCTKQAVPLESGTIFSPGFHLSKGSGGKVDRVDFIKIFQNEDQKSISPDHEIELPQEDTIDGHVSHYSDSAMDIDIVNSSNYSNTQKCGDHMLALSTQNVNGCDSDFDGNSISMEVSAVYLSMKNSKLECVDEHGQDSMTSDIPEDDEFEEFEDFDPYLFIKTLPELSTVVPTFRRLLLPKQTRSCPPITLVLDLDETLVHSTLEPCEDVDFTFPVNFNSEEHIVYVRCRPYLKDFLERVSGLFEIIIFTASQSIYAEQLLNILDPKRKIFRHRVYRESCVYVEGNYLKDLTVLGRDLARVMIIDNSPQAFGFQVDNGIPIESWFDDRSDQELLLLLPFLESLVGVDDVRPLIAKKFNLREKIAAAVHPLNANGRHFLSE; encoded by the exons ATGCAAACTAAGAAGAAAGCCTCCAGGCGAAATGCTAGTAAAGAGTGCGGCAGTGTTAGGGTTTCAAGAGCACAGAAGAATCTCTCTGAAAATGGTCAAGTGGTTGAAAAGAAAGTCGCTAACTTAATCACATCATCTGCTCGAAAGAATAAATCTT CTTCAGTTAGAAAACTTGAGAATAAAGCTGGAAAGCCAACACCCTCAGCAGACTTGAATAATGGGCATGACTTTATGGACAATGGCACTTCCAATGCTTATTTGGAAAATGATGCAGCTGAGGGTGCTTCTGTAGATTTTTCGGTAATTCAA GGTTGTACCAAGCAAGCTGTACCGCTGGAATCTGGAACTATATTTTCTCCTGGGTTTCACTTATCCAAAGGTTCTGGAGGAAAAGTTGACAGAG TTGATTTTATCAAAATTTTTCAGAACGAGGATCAAAAAAGCATTTCTCCAGACCATGAGATAGAGTTACCACAGGAAGATACTATTGATGGTCATGTTAGTCATTATTCTGACTCTGCAATGGATATAGACATAGTCAATTCATCAAACTACTCCAATACACAGAAATGTGGTGATCATATGCTTGCTCTAAGCACACAAAATGTGAATGGTTGTGATTCTGATTTTGATGGAAATAGTATTTCCATGGAAGTTTCTGCCGTATATCTTTCCATGAAAAACTCAAAGCTGGAATGTGTTGATGAGCATGGTCAGGATTCCATGACTTCTGATATCCCAGAGGATGATGAATTTGAGGAATTTGAGGACTTTGACCCTTACTTATTCATAAAGACCTTACCAGAGTTGTCAACAGTAGTTCCAACTTTTAGACGTTTGTTGCTACCTAAGCAGACAAGGAGTTGCCCTCCGATTACTCTTGTCCTGGACTTGGATG AAACTTTGGTGCATTCTACACTAGAGCCTTGTGAGGATGTGGACTTCACTTTTCCTGTTAATTTTAACTCTGAGGAGCACATTGTCTATGTACGCTGCCGTCCTTACCTGAAAGATTTCCTTGAGAGAGTTTCTGGTCTTTTTGAGATTATCATATTTACAGCCAGTCAAAGTATTTATGCTGAACAACTTCTAAATATTCTTGATCCAAAGCGGAAGATATTTCGCCACCGTGTATATCGGGAATCCTGTGTTTATGTTGAGGGGAATTACCTCAAAGATTTAACAGTTCTTGGTCGTGATTTGGCTCGTGTTATGATAATTGACAACTCACCACAG GCATTTGGGTTCCAGGTGGATAACGGTATACCGATTGAGAGTTGGTTTGATGATCGTTCAGATCAAGAATTGCTTCTGTTACTTCCATTCTTGGAGAGCTTAGTTGGAGTTGATGATGTCCGGCCTCTAATTGCAAAGAAGTTCAACCTCAGGGAGAAAATTGCTGCAGCTGTGCATCCTCTAAATGCAAATGGAAGGCATTTCTTATCAGAATGA